The genomic DNA GCATGGCGTTACAGGTGGGTTTCCCAATGTTAAATCCACTAGCTTGAGAACATTGGCACAAACACCGAGCTGTAGGGAATCTCTAGGACAAGCCGCAGAGGTGTAtgtgaagaagaggaggttgagagaaaggaagagagcaaGGTAGGTTCTTGGAGCCATTTGATTGTGGGGTTAAAAAAGTTGAAGATGAAGTAGTGAGTTTACGTTTGTTTGAGATTGGTGAAGAGAAATGTTAAGTGTTTAGTGGgtatttatagtgttttcaTTAGGACAGAAATTTGAAGGTTTAATTGATAATTTGTCTTTAATAGGGGATTAGTTGactaattttttatagatatgatttgattattaaagAACATCTAATTTTTCATTGTACTAATTAGCCCGTAATCTCTAAGAGTATCTGgatcttattattttatggtAAGAAATTATTTATCCATAACAAAAATGTTGTGGTTGAAGACAACTCCCAGAGTTACAAATTATTTCAACATATGAACTGGCCTTCAcgactattaaaaatataatcaatattATACTGATCAATTGTGAGAATGCCATAAAAATTGGAGAATTTTTgagtaatacattttttttggtgcaTTTATAAAAGTAATTTGTGTATAAGATTACAAACATAATtcgataaaaattatatttttactggcattttttataaatattttttgagagaagacattttaaaaaagtgacactggaaaagagatattttcaaaatttcccTCATGTATAACATATCACGTACCCTTGTAATTATTCTGAAGCGTAATATCTATCATCTTGTTTgaagaaccttttttttttaactcggTCAGGCTATTTTTCAATGAGTAGCTTGTTTAGACAGATAGACTCTTGGAGAGATCGAGAATATCTTCGACAGGTTAGTATAAGGTGTAGTAAATATTATGTATTTCTTacaaaaggaataaaagaatatatttctGTAAACAGATAGTAATGGCACAAAatcaattatcaaaaataataatcaagtgAAACGAAGCTGAACTTgctgtatatttttctttttataagttGACCCGATATATGTGGGATGTGTGCAAACTGCAAAGATTTGATTCACATATGACATAACCAATAGTATACCAAATAAATTCTGATGGTTagtgttttccttgttttttttttttttggaacaaacaTGCTTAGTGTTTTCcatgttaccaaaaaaacaatagagtATTGGTGTTATTTAATTCCATTGAGTCATAaattagagaagaaagaaaattagtCTTTAGTTCTCATCGGGTCTGAATataaaaacgaaagagaaaatcgtataccaaaatcaaagaaataaaatgattaaatatgctgatacaaaaatcaaaagttattatataaatcaaGTTACGTAATGTTTTAATTAAGAGCTagtaattattctttttgaatCCTTAACAAATTAATCGAGTCAGATAGTTTGAAATAAAcgaaagaaaatttaaaattaaaaaaaaaccgttCAGATGAGACTTAataatatctatactattaaaacaGAATTACACATTGACCAACTTTTGGATCATGACTTTGTTTCggtagtttttaaataaaaagttagtattcaataattatttatacattagtatatcattaaaataaaattctctaACTTTTCAAATTAAGATGGATAAGCGCGGGTCATTTAATATCCGATTAGTTGGCCTGATTTTCTCTTCAAATATTTACCGGTTATTAtctaaatgaaattaaatcttGGCCACTGattttttcaatgattttaatttaaaccatatattttgattttcgaATCTTACAAAATTGCTTGGTTGCCAAGATTTCATTAATTGCAAATCTAAAACAATCTTATGAGATTATCTTATacatgaaatatttatattttagttataacaaaacaagaaacaagattaTTTTTCAGAGATTtgacatatcaaatattaacttctaaatatatatatatctaaatatatctaatctcactataaatacaatagttcttaaccattgaaatatctcaaATTACGACTACATTTctatatcaatataataaaatgatgGTTCTTCCCTTTTTTCACTCCTTTAAAAGATCCCAAGCCATACAAAAAATCATAGTGTATTCAAGTTAAAATTCTTCATAGTTGGAAAATGAATTCTACTAATTAAAGTCGGTGAATCAATCGAATTGATTCTTGCTGATGAAGCtgtatgtttatttaatatatttgtatatgtatctatactattaaatacaatttgattgatacaaaaaattactaataaaatatatagtccCTTAATACAGCATGGGTTCTCCcctaatatgtaaatataaCTATCGTAATCCAAACTCACgacagttatatatatagttcacgtataaaacatttatattttaaaattattttacttttattaatttactcTGGTTCATTTTAACCGGCTCATGGGTTTGTAGTCTGCCGATCTTAATCGAAGAACGAAAATTGGTTGCATATTTGTAAAAAATGCTATATTAAGCAAGTTTCAAACCACGTAGATAAAAAACACTCTCAGGCACCTTCCCCGAGGAAGCATGAGGCGGGCTATTAACCGGATCTCAACCACTCCTCCCACCAATAGAAGCTTCACAAAGCTTTATCCACTGGGTCTTCACGAACATGAGGGCTGTTCTTCAGGATTGCAACCCAGATCCAGTTTCGTTTTCCAACCAGAACTGCATCAAGCATTAACTTCTGTCTACCAAAACGGTACCAGTGATTCCTACCTTTGTATTTAATCCATCTTCCGTTCCCACCAAGATAGTTTAAACCC from Camelina sativa cultivar DH55 chromosome 2, Cs, whole genome shotgun sequence includes the following:
- the LOC104717428 gene encoding putative lipid-binding protein AIR1 encodes the protein MAPRTYLALFLSLNLLFFTYTSAACPRDSLQLGVCANVLKLVDLTLGNPPVTPCCSLIQGVADLEAAACLCTLVKANVLGINLNLPIDLTVLLNVCSRTAPTNFQCV